In Stegostoma tigrinum isolate sSteTig4 chromosome 12, sSteTig4.hap1, whole genome shotgun sequence, the following proteins share a genomic window:
- the tlr7 gene encoding toll-like receptor 7 has protein sequence MTVLILVVVNSAPVLLIHVLFLFTSVSKSTANIWFPKSLPCDVTKNGPAVVVDCSERELTHVPTGFPSNATNISLTINHILEVHSTSFSGLSNLTEIDLRCNCVPVRLGPKDRVCTKPLRVQKGAFSSLPALRSLYLDGNQLNELPEGLPHTLTMLSLEANSIFVLTKANLSVMSNLEAIYLGQNCYYRNPCNTSYQIEQDAFYGLSNLTILSLKDNNLTYVPGKLPSSLKLLLLYNNMIKKINEKDFAELPELEILDLSGNCPRCYNAPYPCQPCQSPSYIQIHPNAFQTLNKLKVLRLQSNSLSAVSSSWFKNTSNLQMLDLSENFLLKEIGNAAFLKYLTKLEVIDLSFNYELKLYAKYLNLSQNFSKLKSLQSLRIRGYVFKSLKDEYLKPLGKLRNLKFLDLGTNFIKVANLQIFNMFQGMKVLDLSENKISPSSGEPLGAWCGSNEPSQAAGAFYGWSDQIHYFRYDGYGRSCKFKAEKEASYPFVPSRQTGCSRYGSTLDLSRNNIFFVGPTLFEGLSSLRCLNLSGNALSQTLNGSEFQHLPDLLYLDLSNNRIDLLYETAFQELKKLRVLDLSHNSHYFEMEGLTHRLGFIQNLTALSKLFLNGNAIHSSADTVLSSRSLQVLEFRGNRLDYMWRDGTDRYLRLFRGLDNLTRLDLSSNFLSFVPLPVFEHLPPQLEELVLAANQLRSFHWKGLQHLNSLRLLDLGRNQLSCVPRSLADCTAGLRCLVLADNRITHLGRYFLRGAASLRELDLSKNRLRTIDASSLPPPRPLEEAGKGSWAGLRVLRLDGNPFACSCDAASWLAWWFNRTSVHVPRLATGVTCASPRVHLGRSVLSLDRRACELDSLGAGLHAATAGLTILLLFVSLAAHRLSWHARYAYHLCGAKLRGYRRLPSSPSASTPYAAFVAYDTRDSLVTDWVLKELITHLEETGDRRLCLCLEERDWVPGRLILENLSHSIHRSRKTVFILTRPYIATGQFRTAFHMAYQRLLDEKLDVIVLVLLDKVWQRSRYLRLKKRLSRHSVLEWPRNPRAQPLFWQRLRNTLTADSRLQHGKLFNEIV, from the exons ATGACAGTACTAATCCTG gTAGTTGTGAACAGTGCACCTGTCCTGCTGATTCATGTCCTCTTTCTATTTACCTCAGTTTCAAAATCAACTGCTAACATATGGTTTCCAAAAAGTCTCCCTTGTGACGTGACAAAAAATGGCCCTGCAGTGGTTGTGGACTGCAGTGAACGTGAACTTACACATGTACCAACTGGCTTTCCCTCAAATGCCACCAACATCAGCCTGACTATTAATCACATCCTTGAAGTACATAGCACGTCTTTTTCTGGATTAAGTAACCTCACTGAGATTGACTTAAGGTGTAACTGTGTGCCTGTCAGACTTGGTCCCAAAGACAGAGTGTGCACTAAGCCCTTGAGGGTACAAAAAGGGGCCTTCTCTTCCTTGCCAGCCTTGAGATCACTCTACTTGGATGGGAACCAACTAAACGAGCTGCCTGAAGGCTTGCCCCATACTCTGACAATGCTGAGTCTAGAAGccaacagcatctttgtcctgACTAAAGCAAACCTTTCAGTGATGTCAAACCTGGAGGCCATTTATCTAGGTCAGAACTGCTACTATCGCAACCCCTGCAACACCTCCTACCAGATTGAACAAGATGCTTTCTACGGTCTTAGCAACCTCACCATCCTGTCGCTCAAAGACAACAACTTGACCTATGTACCTGGAAAACTGCCATCTAGTTTAAAGCTGCTTCTTCTGTACAATAACATGATCAAGAAAATCAATGAGAAGGACTTTGCTGAGCTGCCCGAGCTGGAGATCCTAGATTTGAGTGGCAACTGTCCCCGCTGCTACAATGCTCCATACCCTTGCCAGCCATGCCAGTCTCCAAGTTATATCCAAATACACCCTAATGCTTTCCAAACACTAAATAAATTAAAAGTTCTGCGTTTGCAAAGCAATTCGCTCTCAGCAGTATCTAGTTCTTGGTTCAAAAACACTTCCAACCTGCAAATGCTGGACTTGTCCGAGAATTTTCTGTTAAAGGAAATCGGCAATGCTGCTTTTCTGAAATATCTGACCAAACTAGAGGTAATTGATCTGTCCTTTAACTACGAGCTAAAGCTGTATGCAAAGTATCTGAATCTTTCCCAGAACTTTTCCAAGCTCAAGTCTCTCCAAAGTTTAAGAATCAGGGGCTATGTTTTCAAAAGTCTGAAGGACGAGTATCTGAAGCCACTGGGGAAGCTCAGGAACCTCAAGTTCTTGGACCTGGGCACCAACTTCATCAAAGTGGCCAATCTGCAGATCTTCAACATGTTCCAGGGTATGAAAGTACTCGACCTGTCGGAGAACAAAATCTCGCCATCCTCTGGCGAGCCATTGGGTGCCTGGTGTGGGTCCAATGAACCTAGCCAGGCGGCTGGCGCCTTTTACGGCTGGTCCGATCAGATACATTACTTCCGCTATGACGGCTATGGCCGGAGCTGCAAGTTCAAGGCGGAGAAGGAGGCCAGCTACCCGTTTGTGCCATCCCGCCAGACCGGGTGCAGTCGCTACGGCTCCACCTTGGACCTGAGCAGGAACAACATTTTTTTCGTGGGGCCTACGCTCTTCGAAGGCCTTTCCTCCCTGCGGTGCCTCAACCTGTCTGGCAACGCCCTCAGCCAGACCCTCAATGGCAGCGAGTTTCAGCACCTGCCAGACCTTCTCTACCTCGACCTGTCCAACAACCGCATCGACCTGCTGTATGAGACAGCCTTCCAGGAGCTCAAGAAGCTGCGGGTGCTCGACCTCAGCCACAACAGCCACTACTTTGAGATGGAGGGGCTGACCCACCGCCTGGGCTTCATCCAGAATCTGACGGCACTGTCCAAGCTCTTCCTGAACGGGAACGCCATCCACTCATCGGCCGACACGGTGCTGAGCAGCCGGTCGCTCCAGGTGCTGGAGTTCCGCGGTAACCGCCTGGACTACATGTGGAGGGACGGCACCGACCGCTACCTGCGCCTCTTCAGGGGCCTCGATAACCTGACTCGCCTTGACCTGTCGTCCAATTTTCTCAGCTTCGTGCCACTGCCCGTCTTTGAGCATCTGCCGCCACAGCTGGAGGAGCTGGTGCTGGCCGCCAACCAACTGCGCTCCTTTCACTGGAAGGGCCTGCAGCACCTCAACTCGCTGCGCCTGCTTGACCTGGGCAGGAACCAGCTGAGCTGCGTGCCCAGGTCGCTCGCTGACTGCACGGCCGGCCTCCGCTGCCTGGTGCTGGCCGACAACCGCATCACCCACCTGGGGCGCTATTTCCTGCGCGGCGCTGCCTCGCTCAGGGAGCTCGACCTGAGCAAGAACCGCCTGCGGACGATCGACGCGTCGAGCCTGCCGCCGCCTCGACCGTTGGAAGAGGCGGGGAAGGGGTCGTGGGCGGGGCTGCGCGTGCTGCGGCTAGATGGCAACCCGTTCGCGTGCAGCTGTGACGCCGCCTCCTGGTTGGCCTGGTGGTTCAACCGCACCAGCGTGCACGTGCCACGCCTGGCCACCGGCGTGACGTGTGCGTCACCGCGGGTGCACCTGGGCCGCAGCGTGCTGAGCCTGGACCGGCGCGCGTGCGAGCTGGACTCGCTCGGCGCCGGCCTGCACGCCGCCACCGCCGGCCTCACCATTTTGCTGCTCTTCGTGTCACTGGCAGCCCATCGTCTCTCTTGGCATGCCCGCTATGCCTACCACCTGTGCGGCGCCAAGCTGCGGGGCTACCGGCGCCTGCCCTCGTCGCCGTCCGCGAGCACCCCTTACGCAGCCTTCGTGGCCTACGACACCCGCGACTCACTGGTCACCGACTGGGTCCTGAAGGAGCTGATCACCCACTTGGAGGAGACAGGCGACAGGCGCCTTTGCCTGTGCCTGGAGGAAAGGGACTGGGTGCCGGGCCGCTTGATCTTGGAGAACCTCTCGCACAGTATCCACCGCAGCAGGAAGACCGTCTTCATCCTAACCCGGCCTTACATTGCTACCGGGCAGTTCCGCACCGCCTTCCACATGGCGTACCAGCGGCTGCTGGATGAGAAGCTAGACGTGATCGTGCTGGTCTTGCTGGACAAGGTTTGGCAGCGCTCTCGCTACCTGCGGCTGAAGAAGAGGCTGAGCCGCCACTCGGTGCTCGAGTGGCCCCGCAATCCCCGCGCCCAGCCCCTCTTCTGGCAGCGCCTGAGGAACACCCTGACCGCTGACAGCCGCCTACAGCATGGCAAACTCTTCAACGAAATTGTCTAG